The Sneathiella limimaris region CGGGTTTTGATGGTGTTGAGGTGCATGGTGCTCATGGATATCTTTTATGTCAGTTTTTGAGCCCTGAACTCAACCAGCGAACTGATCAATATGGCGGATCTGCAGAAAACAGATCTCGCATTATATTTGAGATTGTCGATGGGATCCGGGCTCGCTGCCGACCAGATTTCAATATAAGTGTTCGTTTATCGCCCGAACGCTTTGGCATGAAGCTTGGTGAAATCATTAACGTAGCCAAACGTCTAATGGCGGAAGAGAAAATTGATTTCCTTGATATGTCGCTATGGGATTGCAAAAAGGAACCGGAAGAAGAAGAGTTTAAAGGCAAACCTTTAATCAGTTATTTTGCAGAACTGGATCGTAAATCAGTCCGTCTTTGTGTCGCGGGTAAGATAATGTCCGCCAAAGATGTCAATGATGCATATGAAAATGGTGCTGACATTGTTATGGCTGGCCGAGCCGCAATCCTACATCATGACTTCATGCAGAAAATAAAAGAAGACGACGCGTTTACATCAATATCATTGCCTGTAACCAGAGCGTACCTTGAACAAGAAGGGTTGAGCGATGTGTTTGTAAATTACATGGCAACCTGGGATGGCTTTGTTGAGGGATAGAGGCATCTGACTTTATTAGAGAATTATCAAAGCCGTTTACGACTTCCGTAAACGGCTTTTGTTTTGTAGTGAAATTCTCCGAAAACCCTAGAAACTGAGCGCGTTCATATAACATAATTTTCCATAATATATATTATGCGTAAAAATGAT contains the following coding sequences:
- a CDS encoding NADH:flavin oxidoreductase; this encodes MNKELFEPLTFNHGTQIKNRLAVAPLTNMQSHVDGTLSDEEYKWLTMRSSAGYGLTMTCGAFTEVGGKGFPGQLGIHSDEMLPGLSRFAEGLKKDGSLAIVQLIHGGMRAQEKYTGFQPVSASDQPKYDARALTTAEVGHVIENFIAAAERAEKAGFDGVEVHGAHGYLLCQFLSPELNQRTDQYGGSAENRSRIIFEIVDGIRARCRPDFNISVRLSPERFGMKLGEIINVAKRLMAEEKIDFLDMSLWDCKKEPEEEEFKGKPLISYFAELDRKSVRLCVAGKIMSAKDVNDAYENGADIVMAGRAAILHHDFMQKIKEDDAFTSISLPVTRAYLEQEGLSDVFVNYMATWDGFVEG